A portion of the Candidatus Binataceae bacterium genome contains these proteins:
- a CDS encoding enoyl-CoA hydratase/isomerase family protein — protein MKYEEYQHLLFERHEDGILLITINRPEVLNATNNRLHWELSRVWKDVDEDPETRVVIVTGKGRAFSAGGDLEMIEKMKGSAANIGQAWREAGDIVYNMLNLDKPIISAINGVAVGAGLAVAFMADIPIASENMRITDGHIRLGVAAGDHAVIIWPLLCGMAKAKYYLLTADFIDGKEAERIGLVAACVPAEQLMDKAFEVARKLARGPQQAVRFTKRALNNWLRMFGPAFDASLALEMLGFFGDDLAEGVAALKERRAPSFPSARAGR, from the coding sequence ATGAAATACGAGGAATATCAGCATCTGCTCTTCGAGCGGCACGAGGACGGCATCCTGCTCATCACGATCAACCGCCCCGAGGTGCTCAACGCCACCAACAACCGCCTGCACTGGGAGCTCAGCCGGGTCTGGAAGGACGTCGACGAGGACCCGGAGACCCGCGTCGTGATCGTCACCGGCAAGGGACGCGCGTTTTCGGCCGGCGGCGACCTTGAAATGATCGAGAAGATGAAGGGCAGCGCCGCCAACATCGGACAGGCGTGGCGCGAGGCCGGCGATATCGTTTACAACATGCTCAACCTCGACAAGCCGATCATCTCGGCGATCAACGGCGTCGCGGTCGGCGCGGGCCTCGCGGTCGCCTTCATGGCCGATATCCCGATTGCCTCGGAGAACATGCGCATCACCGACGGCCACATCCGCCTCGGCGTCGCCGCCGGCGACCATGCGGTGATCATCTGGCCGCTGCTGTGCGGGATGGCCAAGGCCAAGTACTACCTGCTCACCGCCGACTTCATCGACGGCAAAGAAGCCGAGCGCATCGGGCTGGTTGCGGCGTGTGTGCCCGCCGAGCAACTGATGGACAAGGCGTTCGAGGTCGCGCGCAAGCTCGCGCGCGGCCCGCAGCAGGCGGTGCGTTTCACCAAGCGCGCGCTTAACAACTGGCTGCGCATGTTCGGCCCCGCCTTCGACGCTTCGCTCGCGCTCGAGATGCTGGGCTTCTTTGGCGACGACCTGGCCGAGGGTGTGGCAGCGCTCAAGGAGCGGCGCGCGCCGTCGTTTCCGAGCGCGCGCGCTGGCCGATGA
- a CDS encoding alcohol dehydrogenase catalytic domain-containing protein — protein MKACVYRAPGAPLEVVEVPDPVAGAGEVVVRVKACGVCGSDLHAAGRNFRLPPGTIMGHEFSAVVETVGAGVEGLTPGDPVVVMSYLGCGDCEPCRTGDAHRCRSVKLVGFGEVPGAYAELMKTRPGSVFKMPPGMDFRAAATVEPLVVGLHGIHRAGLRAGESCVVMGAGPIGIVTMLWARFAGARAVVVSEVAEHRRRLALQMGADAAVDPRMQNPAGAVEKLTGSGPDVVFECIGAAGTMAEAIAYGQRGGRVVIIGVCTEEDGFQPMAALSKELDLRFSLGVERAEIETAIATLAAGRISTAPMITHTLGIDELPRAFAALSRPTNQTKVMVEF, from the coding sequence ATGAAGGCGTGCGTGTACCGCGCGCCCGGCGCGCCGCTCGAAGTTGTCGAAGTTCCGGATCCGGTCGCCGGCGCGGGCGAGGTGGTCGTGCGGGTCAAGGCCTGCGGCGTCTGCGGCTCCGACCTGCATGCGGCCGGGCGCAACTTCCGGCTCCCGCCCGGAACCATCATGGGCCACGAATTCTCCGCCGTGGTCGAGACCGTCGGCGCAGGCGTCGAGGGCCTGACGCCCGGCGACCCGGTGGTCGTGATGTCGTATCTCGGATGCGGCGACTGCGAGCCGTGCCGCACCGGCGACGCCCATCGATGCCGCTCGGTCAAGCTGGTCGGCTTCGGCGAGGTTCCGGGCGCGTACGCCGAGCTGATGAAGACGCGGCCGGGGAGCGTATTCAAGATGCCGCCCGGGATGGACTTCCGCGCGGCGGCGACGGTCGAGCCGCTGGTGGTCGGCCTGCACGGCATCCATCGCGCGGGCCTGCGCGCGGGGGAGAGCTGCGTGGTGATGGGCGCGGGGCCGATCGGGATCGTCACGATGCTGTGGGCCCGCTTCGCCGGCGCGCGCGCGGTCGTGGTCTCCGAGGTCGCCGAGCATCGCCGCCGGCTCGCGCTCCAGATGGGCGCCGACGCCGCGGTCGATCCGCGGATGCAGAATCCGGCGGGCGCGGTCGAGAAGCTGACCGGCTCGGGGCCCGACGTGGTCTTCGAATGTATCGGCGCGGCGGGCACGATGGCGGAGGCGATCGCCTACGGCCAGCGTGGCGGCCGCGTCGTGATCATCGGCGTGTGCACCGAGGAGGACGGCTTTCAGCCGATGGCGGCGCTGAGCAAGGAGCTGGATTTACGCTTCAGCCTTGGCGTGGAGCGCGCCGAGATCGAGACCGCGATCGCGACGCTGGCGGCGGGCCGGATTTCGACCGCGCCGATGATCACGCACACGCTGGGAATCGACGAACTGCCGCGCGCGTTTGCTGCGCTCAGCCGCCCGACCAATCAGACCAAGGTGATGGTTGAATTCTAG
- a CDS encoding MMPL family transporter: protein MAERLVQWIVSHTLKHRWLTLAWLVAVTIFFGWQALSVRMYSKFSDLLPQAHPYVRSYDHFRQIFGSANLMTLELQVRRGDVFTAPTLNKLRYIASQVDLLDGVDHNAINSIVGSNLRKVTATSGGLIISRPLMPERIPTSPAALARLKNDVLHSLAYGVLLSPDGKSALVTAPFSEGRVDYAQMHRALERIKLKVEDGNTVLRAVGEPVLKAWCWYYEGELALIFAVTGLFIVLSLVFYFRRAYGVLLPMVGAAAQVIWGLGFLGLLGYNLDVLVLVIPLLVTARAASHGVQLMERYFEELERTGDRHQAVRNSMRELFLPGAIGILADAAGILALAVATIPLVRKVAFFASFWGFSNIFTILILLPVLLDLLPTPAVTRHYVPHWMAESLRRVGQSCTSRRGRWTVFGVSAAIVALGVQQALKLPIGYTEAGSPLLWPNSEFNLASRQINRTFGGYNQLVIYLQGDHENAMKDPALLALLDNFSHYLLEQHEATGSRSTASLVRSLNTLFHYNDPLWELIPRTLDGVGQMVFMYQTSTPSRTTILQYMDYRARDGQFVIYYKDLRGSTVMEALERARRFIAAHPFPHVRFVLAGGSVGLTAALNEEIAYSDRASTLLIMAVIFLLVSASYSSFAAGGMVLLTLVAAGVVSFLYIGLKGVGININTLPVTAVGMGIGVDYILYIVDRIKREYGRLGDYDAAIRRAISTSGMAVTFTATTLVGGVIPWYWMSSLRFSAEMALLLALLMLTHWLAAIALVPSIFSIMRPRFVARDLEPPSEPEAAPLARAAGAH from the coding sequence ATGGCCGAACGCCTGGTTCAGTGGATTGTCAGCCACACCCTGAAGCATCGCTGGTTGACGCTCGCCTGGCTCGTCGCGGTTACTATTTTCTTCGGCTGGCAGGCGCTTTCGGTACGGATGTACAGCAAGTTCAGCGACCTGCTGCCCCAAGCCCACCCGTACGTCAGATCCTACGACCACTTCAGACAGATCTTCGGCAGCGCCAACCTAATGACGCTCGAGTTGCAGGTCCGGCGCGGCGACGTCTTCACCGCGCCGACGCTCAACAAGCTGCGCTACATCGCCTCGCAGGTTGACCTGCTCGACGGCGTCGACCACAACGCGATCAACTCCATCGTCGGCAGCAACCTGCGCAAGGTAACTGCCACCAGCGGCGGACTGATCATTTCGCGCCCGCTGATGCCCGAGCGGATCCCGACTTCTCCTGCTGCGCTGGCCAGGCTGAAGAACGACGTCTTGCACAGCCTTGCCTACGGCGTGCTGCTCTCGCCCGACGGCAAGAGCGCGCTGGTAACCGCGCCGTTCAGCGAGGGGCGAGTCGATTACGCCCAGATGCATCGCGCGCTGGAGCGCATCAAGCTCAAGGTCGAAGACGGCAACACCGTCCTGCGCGCGGTGGGCGAACCGGTGCTCAAGGCCTGGTGCTGGTACTACGAAGGCGAACTGGCCCTTATCTTCGCCGTCACCGGACTCTTCATCGTGCTCTCGCTGGTCTTTTACTTCCGCCGCGCCTACGGCGTGCTGCTGCCGATGGTCGGCGCGGCGGCGCAGGTTATCTGGGGGCTGGGGTTCCTGGGCCTGCTCGGCTACAACCTCGACGTCCTGGTGCTGGTGATTCCGCTCTTGGTGACCGCGCGCGCCGCCAGCCACGGCGTGCAGCTGATGGAGCGCTACTTCGAGGAGCTCGAGCGCACCGGCGACCGCCATCAGGCGGTGCGCAACTCGATGCGCGAACTGTTTCTGCCCGGCGCAATCGGAATCCTGGCCGATGCCGCGGGCATTCTGGCGCTCGCGGTGGCGACGATCCCGCTGGTGCGCAAGGTCGCCTTCTTCGCGAGCTTCTGGGGCTTCTCCAACATCTTCACGATCCTTATTCTGCTGCCGGTGCTGCTTGACCTGCTGCCCACGCCCGCTGTCACGCGCCATTACGTGCCGCACTGGATGGCGGAGTCGCTGCGGCGGGTCGGCCAGAGCTGCACCAGCCGGCGCGGGCGATGGACCGTGTTCGGCGTCAGCGCGGCGATTGTCGCACTGGGCGTCCAGCAGGCGCTCAAGCTGCCGATCGGCTACACGGAGGCGGGCTCGCCGCTCCTATGGCCGAACTCCGAGTTCAACCTCGCCTCCCGCCAAATCAACCGAACCTTCGGCGGCTACAACCAACTGGTGATTTACCTGCAAGGCGACCATGAAAACGCGATGAAGGACCCCGCGCTGCTCGCCTTGCTCGATAACTTCAGCCACTACCTGCTCGAGCAGCACGAGGCGACCGGCAGCCGCTCGACCGCGAGCCTGGTGCGCAGCCTCAACACGCTCTTTCATTACAACGACCCGCTCTGGGAGCTGATTCCGCGCACGCTCGATGGCGTCGGCCAGATGGTCTTCATGTACCAGACCTCGACGCCCTCGCGCACCACAATACTTCAATACATGGACTACAGGGCGCGCGACGGCCAGTTCGTCATCTACTACAAGGACCTCCGCGGCTCGACCGTGATGGAGGCGCTCGAGCGCGCGCGGCGCTTTATCGCGGCCCATCCCTTTCCCCACGTCAGGTTCGTGCTGGCGGGCGGCAGCGTCGGACTGACCGCAGCGCTCAACGAGGAGATTGCCTACTCGGATCGCGCCAGCACGCTGCTCATTATGGCGGTGATCTTCCTGCTGGTTTCGGCGAGCTACAGCTCGTTCGCGGCGGGCGGGATGGTGCTGCTGACGCTGGTGGCGGCCGGCGTGGTGAGCTTCTTATACATCGGGCTCAAAGGCGTCGGAATCAATATCAATACTCTGCCCGTGACCGCGGTCGGAATGGGTATCGGCGTCGATTACATACTGTATATCGTCGATCGGATAAAGCGCGAATACGGGCGGCTCGGCGACTACGACGCCGCGATCAGGCGCGCAATCAGCACCTCGGGGATGGCGGTCACGTTCACCGCCACCACCCTGGTCGGCGGCGTTATCCCGTGGTACTGGATGTCGAGCCTGCGCTTTTCGGCCGAGATGGCGCTGCTGCTCGCGCTCCTGATGCTTACGCACTGGCTGGCGGCGATCGCGCTGGTGCCGTCGATCTTCTCGATCATGCGGCCGCGCTTCGTCGCACGCGACCTGGAGCCGCCTTCCGAGCCCGAGGCAGCGCCGCTCGCGCGGGCGGCCGGCGCGCATTGA
- a CDS encoding cold shock domain-containing protein: MATGVVKWFSSKKGYGFITMEDGQEVFVHYTSIDGNGFRSLEQGEEVQFEVAQGPKGLQASKVARR; the protein is encoded by the coding sequence ATGGCTACTGGGGTAGTTAAGTGGTTTAGCTCGAAGAAGGGCTATGGTTTCATCACGATGGAGGACGGGCAGGAAGTCTTCGTCCACTACACTTCGATCGACGGCAACGGCTTCCGCTCGCTGGAGCAGGGTGAGGAGGTTCAATTCGAAGTCGCCCAGGGCCCCAAGGGTCTCCAGGCCTCAAAGGTCGCGCGCCGCTAG
- a CDS encoding glycosyltransferase family 39 protein encodes MELAAEGTSPTAAAPDGAAESRRITGWLARCSERQVVCAVTALAALIRLYLVATSYCIAADGVAYLAMAREFAAGRARDALAWVFSPLYPWLVAQVHWAISNWELAGELLSVALGSAGVALLYYLMREAFGRRAVAAVAATLAAIHPMLAAFSASARTEAGYVALVTAALALTMRAGRRQSLELAAAAGALCGLAYLYRTEGVGVPAAAAVMLVAGALVWRQWALRWGIGAAAILVAVFVLVASPYLLWLRQYTGHWTVGREVGVVTMEATGSTKGELERWRHLGYRRENSWLSAVRMDPGAYLRKVGRDFVGSCYAFVQATDPLLFAALLVGLWAGGRALLVRWEEATLALIVAMYFIGFVLTDTGPRLMSHVVPFVFGWIAIGLEVAAGRLDAHLRRARRPILRRVGGDVIVATVVALVLLPRTLFPLGYDQRGLRYAGQELARRGAGAVTVAGTDVRVAFYAEARFIRLPAYPAGPGGLCGWLAEHRAANYLMIDDRTERRWGGGGGSPCLSLIKRYPRVGSTWYDLYALREPSSS; translated from the coding sequence ATGGAGCTTGCGGCTGAGGGCACTTCGCCGACTGCCGCCGCGCCCGATGGCGCGGCGGAGAGCCGGCGCATCACCGGCTGGCTGGCACGCTGTTCGGAGCGACAGGTGGTGTGTGCGGTCACCGCGCTGGCGGCGCTTATCCGGCTTTACCTGGTCGCGACCAGCTATTGCATCGCGGCTGACGGCGTCGCCTACCTGGCGATGGCCCGCGAGTTCGCCGCGGGCCGCGCGCGAGACGCGCTCGCATGGGTCTTCTCGCCGCTTTATCCGTGGCTTGTCGCGCAGGTCCACTGGGCGATTTCGAACTGGGAGCTGGCGGGCGAGCTGCTATCGGTCGCGCTCGGCAGCGCCGGCGTGGCGCTGCTCTACTATCTGATGCGCGAGGCTTTCGGGCGGCGCGCCGTCGCCGCGGTCGCGGCGACGCTCGCCGCGATCCATCCGATGCTGGCCGCGTTTTCCGCCTCGGCGCGCACCGAGGCGGGCTACGTCGCGCTGGTCACCGCGGCGCTGGCGCTCACGATGCGCGCCGGGCGGCGCCAAAGCCTCGAGCTGGCCGCCGCCGCCGGCGCGTTATGCGGCCTTGCGTACCTCTACCGCACCGAGGGCGTCGGAGTGCCGGCCGCGGCGGCCGTGATGCTCGTCGCGGGCGCGCTGGTGTGGCGGCAATGGGCGCTCCGATGGGGAATCGGCGCGGCTGCGATTCTCGTCGCGGTGTTCGTCCTCGTCGCCTCGCCCTACCTGCTCTGGCTGCGCCAGTATACCGGCCACTGGACGGTCGGACGCGAAGTGGGCGTGGTCACGATGGAGGCGACAGGCTCGACGAAGGGCGAGCTCGAGCGCTGGCGCCATCTGGGCTACCGGCGCGAGAACTCCTGGCTGAGTGCGGTGCGGATGGATCCCGGCGCCTACCTGCGCAAGGTCGGACGCGACTTTGTGGGCTCGTGCTATGCCTTCGTCCAGGCGACCGATCCGCTGCTGTTCGCCGCGCTGTTGGTCGGTCTGTGGGCCGGCGGGCGGGCGCTCCTCGTGCGATGGGAGGAGGCGACGCTGGCGTTGATCGTCGCGATGTACTTCATCGGCTTTGTCCTCACCGATACAGGGCCGCGGCTGATGTCGCACGTCGTGCCGTTTGTCTTCGGATGGATCGCGATTGGCCTGGAAGTGGCAGCGGGACGGCTCGACGCGCACCTGCGCCGCGCGCGCCGGCCGATACTGCGGCGCGTGGGCGGGGATGTCATAGTCGCAACGGTGGTGGCGCTCGTGCTGCTGCCGCGTACACTCTTTCCGCTCGGCTACGATCAGCGCGGACTGCGCTATGCGGGGCAGGAGCTCGCACGCCGCGGCGCAGGCGCGGTCACCGTTGCGGGCACCGACGTGCGCGTGGCGTTCTATGCCGAGGCGCGATTCATCCGCCTGCCAGCCTATCCCGCCGGGCCCGGCGGACTGTGCGGGTGGCTTGCGGAGCATCGTGCCGCCAACTATCTCATGATCGATGACCGCACCGAGCGGCGTTGGGGCGGTGGCGGGGGGAGCCCATGCCTGAGCTTGATCAAGCGTTATCCACGCGTCGGATCCACCTGGTACGACCTGTATGCGCTGCGCGAGCCGTCGTCCTCCTGA
- a CDS encoding glycosyltransferase family 2 protein has translation MKQAASQTPAESGAQASLGADAPPELSIVVPMFNEAAVIDRFFERLGRVLERLGLSYEVVVVNDGSSDDTLAHLLEHRARNPAIKIISLSRTFGKDVALSAGFDHARGRAVVPIDADLQDPPELIEQMVARWREGYDVVYATRMRRPGDSWLKRTTAHFFYRVFEAIADVPIPRDTGDFRLLDRRVVDVMIRLPERTRFMKGLFAWVGFKQTAIYYEREPRPAGGTKWNYWRLWNFAMDGITSFSSVPLKIWSYFGFVVSLFAFLYAVVLAVRKLLNDVDVPGYTSLMVVVLFLGGIQLITLGILGEYMGRVYNEVKGRPLYVVRELYGFDRD, from the coding sequence ATGAAGCAGGCCGCTTCGCAAACTCCGGCCGAGAGCGGAGCGCAGGCGAGCCTCGGCGCCGACGCGCCGCCCGAGCTTTCGATCGTCGTGCCGATGTTCAACGAGGCGGCGGTTATCGACCGCTTCTTCGAGCGCCTGGGCCGCGTGCTCGAGCGCCTGGGCCTGAGCTACGAAGTCGTGGTAGTCAACGACGGCAGCAGCGACGACACGCTGGCCCACCTGCTCGAGCATCGCGCGCGCAACCCGGCGATCAAGATAATCAGTCTCTCCCGCACCTTCGGCAAGGACGTCGCGCTCAGCGCGGGTTTCGACCATGCGCGCGGCCGCGCCGTGGTGCCGATTGACGCCGATTTGCAGGATCCGCCGGAGCTGATCGAGCAGATGGTGGCGCGCTGGCGCGAGGGCTACGACGTAGTGTACGCGACGCGGATGCGGCGGCCGGGCGACAGCTGGCTCAAGCGCACCACCGCGCATTTCTTTTATCGCGTCTTCGAGGCGATCGCCGACGTCCCCATCCCGCGCGACACCGGCGACTTCCGCCTGCTCGACCGGCGGGTGGTGGACGTGATGATCCGGCTGCCCGAGCGCACGCGCTTTATGAAGGGGCTGTTCGCGTGGGTCGGCTTCAAGCAGACGGCGATCTACTACGAGCGCGAGCCGCGCCCGGCCGGCGGCACCAAGTGGAATTACTGGCGGCTATGGAACTTCGCGATGGACGGGATCACCTCGTTCAGCTCGGTGCCGCTAAAGATCTGGAGCTACTTCGGCTTCGTAGTCTCGCTCTTCGCCTTCCTCTACGCGGTCGTGCTCGCGGTAAGGAAGCTGCTCAACGACGTTGATGTGCCGGGCTATACCTCGCTGATGGTGGTGGTGCTGTTCCTCGGCGGCATTCAGCTCATCACGCTCGGTATCCTCGGCGAGTACATGGGGCGGGTATACAACGAGGTCAAGGGCCGCCCGCTCTATGTCGTGCGCGAGCTCTACGGCTTCGACCGCGACTAG
- a CDS encoding YhjD/YihY/BrkB family envelope integrity protein: MSDSPHDLLGELYARAQARDSRLARALRSRTAGVIERVIEGFQRNNDLLWASALTYTTGLSIVPILAVALSALKGLGGAEVIRPLIERFVGAHSPEITDRLLSFVARANARTLGAVGAATLLVTVVLTLGTIEQAFNQIFRVVSGRSLGRRFADYLSVTFAVPVLLAGALGVRQFLVNRLPEVPGAGWISSTIAIWAGFLFLYVFFPNRRVRLEAAALGSLAASILLQIAQWGFIYFQLGISRYAAIYGALAAVPVLLTWIYMTWVVVLLGGEMTAAFERRNQPLAMEPWMQSERAAALMAVLRLGERMAGRPGAVTRASLAAEFAIDEPTMTEVVRRLQRGGLVIETSGDGAGGGLFLARDSGTIGLGEVIDCMRADEHAQAIAVDGRVAAIVERVHAAEREALGALTVKDMVERAASSPTTVPPSPAEQNAPSSGSTAG; this comes from the coding sequence ATGAGCGACTCGCCGCACGACCTGCTTGGCGAACTCTACGCCCGCGCCCAGGCACGCGACTCACGCCTGGCCCGCGCGCTACGCTCGCGCACCGCCGGCGTGATCGAGCGCGTCATCGAGGGCTTCCAGCGCAACAACGACCTGCTCTGGGCCTCCGCGCTGACCTACACTACCGGACTGTCCATCGTGCCGATCCTCGCGGTCGCGCTCTCGGCGCTCAAGGGGCTGGGCGGGGCCGAGGTTATCCGTCCGCTGATTGAGCGCTTCGTCGGCGCCCACTCGCCCGAGATTACCGATCGCCTGCTGTCGTTCGTCGCGCGCGCTAACGCGCGCACGCTCGGCGCGGTCGGCGCCGCCACCCTGCTGGTCACCGTGGTCTTGACGCTGGGCACGATCGAGCAGGCCTTCAACCAGATCTTCCGCGTCGTTAGCGGCCGCAGCCTCGGCCGGCGCTTCGCCGACTACCTCAGCGTGACCTTTGCGGTCCCGGTGCTGCTCGCCGGAGCGCTCGGCGTGCGCCAGTTCCTCGTCAACCGTCTGCCCGAGGTTCCTGGCGCGGGATGGATCAGCTCGACGATTGCGATCTGGGCCGGCTTTCTCTTCCTTTACGTGTTCTTCCCCAATCGCCGCGTGCGGCTGGAAGCGGCGGCGCTCGGCTCGCTCGCGGCTTCGATTCTTCTCCAGATCGCGCAGTGGGGCTTCATCTACTTTCAGCTCGGCATCAGCCGCTACGCCGCCATTTACGGCGCACTCGCGGCGGTGCCCGTGCTGCTGACCTGGATATATATGACGTGGGTGGTCGTCCTGCTCGGCGGCGAGATGACCGCGGCCTTCGAGCGGCGCAACCAGCCGCTCGCCATGGAGCCCTGGATGCAGAGCGAGCGAGCGGCCGCGCTGATGGCGGTTCTACGGCTGGGGGAGCGGATGGCGGGACGGCCGGGCGCGGTTACGCGAGCGAGCCTTGCGGCCGAGTTCGCAATCGACGAGCCGACGATGACCGAGGTAGTGCGCCGGCTCCAGCGCGGCGGGCTGGTAATCGAAACCAGTGGCGACGGCGCGGGCGGCGGCCTGTTCCTCGCCCGCGACTCGGGAACGATCGGACTGGGCGAAGTAATCGACTGCATGCGCGCCGACGAGCACGCGCAGGCAATCGCCGTCGACGGGCGGGTGGCCGCGATAGTCGAGCGGGTGCATGCGGCCGAGCGCGAGGCGCTGGGCGCGCTCACGGTCAAGGACATGGTCGAGCGCGCAGCGTCCTCGCCCACGACGGTGCCTCCGTCCCCCGCCGAACAGAACGCACCCTCCAGCGGCAGCACTGCCGGCTAG
- a CDS encoding glycosyltransferase, whose product MRLPEVGATLDLSQKLDLRARLEALRNAHTTALVLSEAQSEPVLDLAAQADLSALIELVIDPSELTGADAIRGALSRVSHAANAWRNHPALIGYLIDCPLASAQLKEFGLTRLQRGLRRLVRAIRLRDARALVALRHRPQTLALAMPVEDFLYASVEGLAPAELARFVVALHNLAMARPVVIEFPMAAADQDELVATAFGVGAAGVIAPLVQRGTASSGLLGLKMLRADEATPFLVLNGSVPPAPARRPMVSVVICAYNAERTMRACLESLTRLRYPNYEVVIVDDGSRDRTAEIAMEFPQFRLIRQPNKGLSVARNVGLHAAHGEIVAYTDSDCVVDPDWLTLMVRAIVEDSLDGCGGPNYAPHEEGRIEACVAASPGAPCHVLTADDRAEHLAGCNMAFSKPALVALGGFDPRFTAAGDDVDMCWRLLDAGYRLGYCPSAFVWHFRRNTIRAYYGQQRGYGRAEAMLYLKYPERFNALGQIKWRGIIPGLAATVPGAGRPRIGWTHAAAGWQTIKERPPGIANFLPQTLEWHLLWSAAAALMWLGGLSALPALAMLGMGPLWALYYAARAPLEQCHDTWRARLLVAALAWSGPMARTWARWKTRLGAGGAAGGEAQPRQRPSLRLRARALGLSYWNEAWTTREALLERLARHLSRAGAAVITDSGWNDFDLEARPGPWTRLRFKTADEEHEGARLRNHVAVRVRLSWLSRAGLLTAAVAAALGIALGQPLVAAALTAMTIAGALFVAADAIESARLAWLAVEQSAHELNLTPLGKPTAAARRAAAAAARPSAAAARPLATPAKLLVDNQTLAD is encoded by the coding sequence TGACCTGAGCCAAAAGCTCGACCTGCGCGCCCGCCTCGAAGCTCTGCGCAACGCCCACACCACCGCGCTCGTCCTCAGCGAAGCCCAGAGTGAGCCAGTGCTCGACCTTGCCGCGCAGGCTGATCTGAGCGCGCTGATCGAGTTGGTGATCGACCCCTCGGAGCTCACGGGAGCCGATGCAATTCGCGGCGCACTCTCCCGCGTCTCCCACGCTGCGAACGCCTGGCGCAACCATCCGGCGCTCATCGGCTACCTGATTGACTGCCCGCTCGCTTCCGCACAGCTCAAGGAGTTCGGTTTGACGCGTCTGCAGCGCGGGTTGCGGCGGCTCGTACGCGCGATTCGCCTGCGCGACGCACGCGCACTGGTTGCGCTAAGACATCGCCCGCAGACGCTCGCGCTAGCGATGCCGGTCGAGGACTTCCTCTATGCCTCGGTGGAAGGGCTTGCGCCGGCTGAACTGGCGCGCTTCGTGGTCGCGCTGCACAACCTGGCGATGGCGCGTCCGGTGGTGATCGAGTTTCCCATGGCGGCGGCGGATCAGGATGAACTGGTCGCGACCGCCTTCGGTGTCGGCGCGGCCGGCGTGATCGCGCCGCTGGTCCAGCGTGGCACCGCCTCCTCGGGCCTGCTCGGCCTGAAGATGCTGCGCGCCGACGAAGCAACGCCTTTCCTGGTGCTGAACGGGAGTGTTCCGCCTGCGCCGGCGCGCCGCCCGATGGTGTCGGTGGTGATCTGCGCCTATAACGCCGAGCGCACGATGCGCGCCTGCCTGGAGTCGCTCACCCGGCTTCGGTACCCCAATTACGAAGTCGTCATCGTGGACGACGGCTCGCGCGATCGCACCGCCGAGATCGCGATGGAGTTCCCGCAGTTCAGGCTTATCCGCCAGCCCAACAAGGGGCTGAGCGTGGCCCGCAACGTCGGATTGCATGCGGCGCACGGCGAAATAGTGGCCTACACCGACTCCGATTGCGTGGTCGATCCCGACTGGCTGACCCTGATGGTGCGGGCGATAGTCGAGGATAGTCTGGACGGCTGCGGGGGTCCCAATTACGCTCCGCACGAGGAGGGGCGCATCGAGGCCTGCGTTGCGGCGTCGCCCGGCGCGCCCTGCCATGTGCTGACCGCTGACGACCGCGCCGAGCATCTGGCCGGATGCAATATGGCGTTCAGCAAGCCGGCCCTGGTCGCGCTCGGCGGCTTCGATCCTCGGTTCACCGCCGCAGGCGACGATGTCGACATGTGCTGGCGCCTGCTCGACGCGGGCTACCGGCTGGGCTATTGCCCCTCCGCTTTCGTCTGGCATTTCCGGCGCAACACGATAAGGGCCTATTACGGTCAACAGCGTGGATACGGGCGGGCCGAGGCGATGCTTTACCTCAAGTATCCGGAGCGCTTCAACGCGCTGGGCCAGATCAAATGGCGCGGCATCATCCCCGGCCTCGCGGCGACCGTGCCCGGCGCCGGACGCCCACGGATCGGATGGACGCATGCGGCGGCAGGATGGCAGACGATCAAGGAGCGGCCACCCGGAATCGCCAATTTCCTGCCGCAGACGCTGGAGTGGCATCTGCTCTGGAGCGCGGCGGCGGCCCTGATGTGGCTTGGTGGACTGTCGGCGTTGCCGGCGCTGGCGATGCTCGGCATGGGGCCGTTATGGGCGCTCTACTACGCGGCGCGCGCGCCGCTGGAGCAGTGCCATGACACGTGGCGCGCGCGGCTGCTGGTCGCGGCGCTCGCCTGGAGCGGCCCGATGGCGCGGACGTGGGCGCGATGGAAAACGCGGTTGGGCGCGGGCGGCGCCGCCGGCGGCGAAGCGCAGCCGCGCCAGCGCCCCTCGCTCCGGCTGCGCGCCCGCGCGCTGGGTCTGTCGTACTGGAACGAGGCGTGGACCACGCGCGAGGCGCTGCTCGAACGCCTGGCGCGCCATCTCTCACGCGCCGGCGCCGCAGTCATTACCGATAGCGGATGGAACGATTTTGACCTCGAAGCGCGGCCCGGCCCATGGACCCGGCTGCGCTTCAAGACCGCTGACGAGGAACATGAAGGCGCGCGTCTGCGTAATCACGTCGCCGTGCGCGTGCGGCTGAGCTGGCTGAGCCGCGCCGGCCTCCTGACCGCGGCCGTGGCAGCAGCGCTCGGCATCGCGCTCGGCCAGCCGCTGGTCGCCGCGGCGCTCACCGCGATGACGATTGCGGGCGCGCTGTTCGTGGCCGCCGATGCGATCGAGTCGGCGCGGCTTGCCTGGCTGGCGGTCGAGCAATCCGCACACGAGTTAAATCTGACGCCGCTTGGCAAACCCACGGCAGCGGCGCGGCGCGCCGCAGCCGCCGCGGCACGCCCGTCCGCGGCAGCGGCGCGTCCGCTGGCGACGCCGGCGAAATTGCTGGTGGACAACCAGACCCTCGCAGACTAG